The following coding sequences lie in one Fimbriimonadaceae bacterium genomic window:
- a CDS encoding PD-(D/E)XK nuclease family protein, with product MPRKPSLSPSKIKTYLACPVKYRWTYVDGSGRFYMRAKSYYSFGTVLHNVLQRLHDPFDAEVQTAEQAVEALKSGWIEAGYESPQAAAEALVEGEKIIQKQAEAVMAGDKEVTTLLTEKMLRMEMKGWDLIGRIDRVDERPDGSIEVVDYKSGRLTVEAQDVASDLAMNCYQLMLRKMYPGRRVFGTILALRTGDTASYALPDEDVEPLTRDMQIIGDEILTTEFYELEPKVLDICPECDFLELCMKHPEFAEEYRSLLNDET from the coding sequence ATGCCCCGCAAACCCAGCCTGAGCCCCAGCAAGATCAAGACGTATTTGGCCTGTCCGGTCAAGTACCGCTGGACGTATGTGGACGGCAGCGGGAGATTCTACATGCGCGCCAAGAGCTATTACAGCTTCGGCACCGTGCTCCACAACGTCCTTCAAAGGTTGCACGACCCTTTTGATGCCGAGGTGCAGACGGCTGAGCAAGCGGTCGAGGCGCTGAAGTCGGGCTGGATCGAAGCGGGGTATGAATCGCCACAGGCGGCTGCGGAAGCGTTGGTGGAGGGGGAGAAGATCATTCAGAAGCAGGCCGAGGCCGTGATGGCTGGGGACAAAGAGGTCACAACGCTCCTCACCGAAAAGATGCTGCGGATGGAGATGAAGGGGTGGGACTTGATTGGGCGCATCGACCGGGTGGACGAGCGCCCGGATGGGTCAATCGAAGTTGTCGATTACAAGTCGGGACGGCTTACGGTTGAGGCTCAAGACGTGGCCAGCGACCTGGCGATGAACTGCTACCAGCTCATGCTGAGGAAGATGTATCCCGGTCGGCGTGTTTTCGGGACGATCTTAGCCCTGCGCACGGGTGATACTGCCTCTTACGCGTTGCCAGATGAGGATGTCGAACCATTGACGCGAGACATGCAAATCATCGGCGATGAAATCCTGACGACCGAATTCTATGAACTGGAGCCGAAGGTGCTGGATATCTGCCCGGAATGCGACTTCTTGGAGCTCTGCATGAAGCATCCGGAGTTTGCTGAGGAATATCGCAGCCTGCTAAATGACGAGACTTGA
- a CDS encoding DUF3738 domain-containing protein — MYKSPTSYRLTRWSTVNRWRRWPRFISALTLLTLFAGQAFCQSAGTSLFKLSIAKSQSATNSQEWNPSSVTLRGVRALDIVTFVHRVNPAYIFGGEKLLNERFDVDYQSTSLSRSMGEGIIMDSVLRMLGMRVVLKQMDVDVVIIDKPRKLGPAIWASYEANSSITIGSGSTVGHTTMEGLGLYLEKFYNRPVIDRTKMIGLFKWELAIQQGIHENELTAEIKNKLGLDMKFARERMSMYVVEPVETEDGKS, encoded by the coding sequence ATGTACAAATCTCCGACAAGCTATCGACTGACGCGTTGGTCAACCGTGAACCGCTGGCGACGCTGGCCCAGATTCATAAGCGCCCTCACCCTACTTACCCTGTTCGCCGGGCAGGCATTCTGCCAAAGCGCGGGTACAAGCCTATTCAAACTTAGCATCGCCAAGAGCCAAAGCGCGACGAACAGCCAAGAATGGAACCCCTCCTCCGTCACGCTCAGAGGAGTGCGAGCGCTCGATATCGTAACGTTCGTGCACCGCGTAAACCCCGCCTACATATTCGGCGGAGAAAAGCTGCTTAACGAACGCTTCGACGTGGATTACCAATCAACCTCCCTTTCGCGCAGCATGGGCGAAGGGATCATCATGGATTCGGTCTTGCGAATGCTAGGCATGCGCGTTGTGCTCAAACAAATGGACGTCGATGTTGTCATCATCGACAAGCCTCGAAAGCTCGGTCCAGCCATCTGGGCGTCCTACGAAGCCAATAGCTCGATCACCATCGGCAGCGGTTCTACCGTAGGGCACACGACCATGGAAGGCCTTGGCCTCTATCTGGAAAAGTTCTACAACCGACCCGTCATCGATCGCACAAAGATGATCGGCCTCTTTAAGTGGGAACTGGCCATTCAGCAAGGCATCCACGAAAATGAGCTGACCGCAGAGATTAAGAACAAGCTCGGGCTGGATATGAAGTTTGCCCGCGAACGCATGAGCATGTATGTGGTCGAACCAGTTGAGACGGAAGACGGAAAAAGCTAG
- a CDS encoding polynucleotide kinase-phosphatase has product MTFKIPDFCVVLLVGPSGCGKSSFAAKHFLPSEVLSSDWCRAAVSDDETAQHATSDAFELLHTMLKVRLKNRRLCVIDATNVQSQSRREIVKIAQSYHALTYAIVFSLPDSLCFERNQNRANRDFGIHVIRRQNQELKRSAPLMQKEGIRNQFWLKSVEDIDAFEIVREPLFNDKRELAGPFDIIGDVHGCYDELTELFDRLGYRIEGTGEEVAVIPPEGRTAIFLGDLVDRGPKSMEALKLAMSMVNAGTALCIPGNHDEKFYRYLGGRDVQIKHGLAETIEQLEKEPPEFRDKLSKFLEGLVSHYWLDGGKLCVAHAGMKEEMIGRSSRAVREFAMYGETTGETDEFGLPVRYQWAADYRGRTKIVYGHTPVPMAEWLNNTICLDTGCVFGGKLTALRYPEMTLIDVPAKETYAESAKPLELGSRTLQHTSDDVLDISDILGRRIIHTRVHGNVTIREENSSAALEAMSRFAANPKWLVYLPPTMSPCGTSEAYGYLERPEEAFAYFKSESIDKVVCEEKHMGSRAVAIVCRDAEAAKRRFGILEEESGIVYTRTGRRFFDDLAMEAALLSEIREAANKTDFWARHSTDWMILDCELMPWSAKAQELLRTQYALVGSASSHALKAAHDALHAASMTNPDVTPLLQEAIDRREMADRFVQAYRHYCWEVSGPQDLKLAPFHLLATEGAVHDTKSHEWHMTELAGLCEGGTGILMQTPWRTVDLSDEAQVGEAVKWWEELTAKGGEGMVVKPLGFTVRGQKGLAQPAVKCRGPEYLRIIYGPEYLRPENLSRLRKRGLAFKRSLALREYALGLEALHRFVEKEPLRRVHECAFGVLAMESEPVDPRL; this is encoded by the coding sequence ATGACTTTCAAGATTCCCGACTTTTGCGTCGTGCTTCTGGTGGGGCCGTCGGGTTGCGGAAAGTCCAGCTTTGCCGCCAAGCACTTCCTGCCCAGCGAGGTGCTTTCCTCCGACTGGTGCCGTGCTGCCGTCAGCGACGATGAGACAGCTCAGCACGCCACGAGCGACGCCTTCGAGCTGCTCCACACCATGCTGAAGGTGCGGCTGAAGAACCGGCGTCTATGCGTGATCGACGCCACGAACGTACAGTCGCAGTCGCGCCGAGAGATCGTGAAGATCGCCCAGAGCTATCACGCGCTGACCTACGCCATCGTTTTCTCCCTGCCCGACTCCCTCTGCTTCGAGCGCAACCAAAACCGCGCGAATCGCGACTTCGGGATTCACGTCATTCGGCGGCAGAATCAGGAGCTTAAGCGAAGCGCGCCGCTGATGCAGAAGGAGGGGATTCGGAACCAGTTCTGGCTGAAGTCGGTGGAGGACATCGATGCGTTCGAGATTGTCCGCGAGCCGCTCTTCAACGACAAGCGAGAGCTCGCCGGACCGTTCGACATCATCGGTGACGTGCACGGATGCTACGACGAGCTAACCGAGCTTTTCGACCGTCTTGGCTACCGCATCGAAGGCACCGGGGAGGAGGTCGCCGTAATTCCCCCAGAAGGCCGCACCGCCATCTTCCTAGGCGATCTAGTGGATCGCGGTCCGAAGAGCATGGAGGCGCTGAAGCTGGCGATGTCGATGGTGAACGCGGGGACGGCCCTTTGTATCCCCGGAAACCACGATGAGAAGTTCTACCGGTACTTGGGGGGAAGGGACGTTCAGATCAAGCACGGCCTTGCGGAGACCATCGAGCAGCTGGAGAAGGAGCCGCCGGAGTTCCGCGACAAGCTTTCCAAATTCCTAGAAGGTCTAGTGAGCCACTACTGGCTGGATGGAGGGAAGCTGTGCGTGGCCCACGCCGGGATGAAGGAGGAGATGATCGGACGCAGCTCTCGCGCCGTGCGCGAGTTTGCCATGTACGGCGAGACCACTGGGGAGACTGACGAGTTCGGCCTGCCTGTGCGCTATCAGTGGGCGGCGGACTATCGGGGACGGACGAAAATCGTCTACGGGCATACGCCCGTGCCGATGGCGGAGTGGCTGAACAACACGATCTGTCTCGATACGGGCTGCGTTTTTGGCGGGAAGCTTACCGCGCTCCGATACCCGGAGATGACCCTGATCGACGTTCCCGCCAAAGAAACCTACGCCGAATCGGCAAAGCCGCTTGAGCTGGGAAGCCGCACACTCCAGCACACGTCCGACGACGTGCTGGATATCAGCGATATCCTAGGCCGCCGAATTATCCACACGCGGGTTCACGGCAACGTAACGATCCGGGAAGAGAACTCCAGCGCCGCGCTGGAGGCGATGAGCCGCTTTGCCGCAAATCCCAAGTGGCTGGTCTATCTGCCGCCGACCATGTCGCCTTGCGGGACCAGCGAAGCCTACGGCTACCTGGAAAGGCCGGAGGAGGCTTTCGCCTACTTCAAGAGCGAGAGCATCGACAAGGTTGTCTGCGAAGAGAAGCACATGGGCTCGCGGGCGGTGGCGATCGTCTGCCGCGACGCAGAGGCGGCGAAAAGGCGGTTCGGGATTCTCGAAGAGGAGTCGGGGATCGTCTACACCCGCACCGGACGACGATTCTTCGACGACCTAGCGATGGAAGCCGCGCTTCTGAGCGAGATTCGAGAGGCCGCGAATAAGACCGACTTTTGGGCTCGCCACAGCACCGACTGGATGATCCTCGACTGCGAACTGATGCCGTGGTCGGCAAAGGCCCAGGAGCTTTTGCGTACGCAGTATGCGCTGGTTGGGTCGGCGTCCTCCCATGCGCTGAAGGCCGCGCACGACGCCCTTCATGCCGCGTCCATGACAAACCCGGACGTGACGCCGCTGCTCCAAGAGGCTATCGACCGCCGGGAGATGGCGGATCGGTTTGTGCAGGCCTATCGCCACTACTGCTGGGAGGTTTCGGGCCCGCAGGATCTCAAGCTCGCACCGTTTCACCTGTTGGCGACGGAGGGCGCGGTCCACGACACCAAGAGCCACGAGTGGCACATGACGGAGCTTGCCGGACTGTGCGAGGGCGGCACGGGCATCCTAATGCAGACGCCGTGGCGAACCGTCGATCTGAGCGACGAGGCGCAGGTTGGCGAGGCCGTGAAATGGTGGGAAGAGCTGACCGCCAAGGGTGGGGAAGGGATGGTCGTCAAGCCGCTCGGCTTCACCGTGCGCGGGCAGAAGGGGTTGGCGCAGCCGGCGGTCAAGTGTCGCGGGCCGGAGTATCTGCGCATCATCTACGGTCCGGAATATCTGCGGCCCGAGAACCTTTCGCGGCTGAGAAAGAGAGGTCTGGCATTCAAGCGGTCGCTCGCCCTGCGCGAGTATGCGCTGGGGCTGGAGGCGCTGCATCGGTTCGTGGAGAAGGAGCCGCTGAGGCGGGTACACGAATGCGCGTTCGGGGTGCTGGCAATGGAGAGCGAGCCTGTGGATCCGCGGCTCTAG
- a CDS encoding 3' terminal RNA ribose 2'-O-methyltransferase Hen1 encodes MGASPYFSVTLRYTGLLKDMLAHLYVLIPVLDNSKHYFIADDEVEKLMRRAESWLPSHPSKEAIVSRYLQKRRVLTRLALQQLAETEDPDEQLQEAQAAEEEAEKKISLHEIRLETVRQRLLDLGVKRVVDLGCGEGRLLKMILKEKQLSEVVGMDVSDYALSRAEKSLRIHQLPAKHREKLKIIHGSLMYRDPRIEGFDAATVVEVIEHMDPPRLAAFQRNVFEFARPTYVLVTTPNREYNALFPGLEEGKMRHRDHRFEWTREEFKAWCDSVCERFGYSVEIRGIGPEDENAGAPSQMGVFAR; translated from the coding sequence CTGGGGGCGAGCCCGTACTTCAGCGTCACGCTCCGCTACACCGGACTGCTGAAGGATATGCTGGCCCACCTTTATGTGCTGATCCCGGTTTTGGACAACAGCAAGCACTACTTCATCGCCGACGACGAAGTGGAGAAGCTGATGCGACGGGCGGAGTCGTGGCTGCCTAGCCACCCTAGCAAAGAGGCGATCGTCAGCCGCTATCTGCAAAAGCGGCGCGTGCTGACCCGGCTCGCTCTTCAGCAGCTTGCCGAGACGGAAGACCCCGACGAGCAGCTGCAGGAGGCTCAGGCCGCCGAGGAAGAGGCCGAGAAGAAGATCTCGCTGCACGAGATTCGGCTGGAAACGGTGCGCCAAAGGCTGTTGGATTTGGGTGTGAAGCGGGTCGTCGATCTGGGCTGCGGCGAGGGTCGCCTGCTCAAGATGATCCTCAAGGAGAAGCAGCTTTCCGAGGTGGTGGGGATGGATGTTTCCGACTATGCGCTCAGCCGAGCCGAGAAGAGCTTGCGCATCCATCAGCTGCCGGCCAAGCATAGGGAGAAGCTGAAGATCATCCACGGATCGCTGATGTATCGCGACCCGAGGATCGAGGGGTTTGACGCGGCGACCGTGGTCGAAGTGATCGAGCACATGGACCCGCCCAGGCTTGCGGCGTTCCAGCGGAACGTTTTCGAATTCGCTAGGCCGACTTATGTTCTTGTGACCACGCCGAACCGGGAGTACAACGCGCTCTTTCCCGGCTTGGAGGAAGGCAAGATGCGGCACCGCGACCATCGGTTTGAATGGACCCGCGAGGAGTTCAAGGCTTGGTGCGACTCGGTATGCGAAAGGTTCGGATACTCCGTCGAGATCAGAGGGATCGGCCCGGAGGATGAGAATGCGGGGGCGCCTTCGCAGATGGGGGTGTTTGCCCGATGA
- a CDS encoding DUF2207 domain-containing protein: protein MKLLRWVLLLLSLTTCSLSVAQNFSGYPYVIEGYSVNIDLKSDGWMNVEEKIEVTFNETRRGIFRRIPVVYRSGQGFGRKVLMKDIQVEEGGGNPGTKITSEGESINIRIGREKVFLPPGTRKTYVIRYSVFGMLNWFDKDEAWEAWVELYWNLTGDEWDTVIKRTSFEIRFPEVKDAQRVRSKMFVGPYGSTQQQIVNGPARGDYGRETDFTIWQDGRSIRGERLSPLEVKNGATVVLNLPADSIPEPGFLASLWTLMLANLGLINPILVLPAIFLFWMAFGRDPKGGPMVVQFEPPDGLGPAACGTITDESVDLRDLGAAMVSIAQKGYMEIEVQESGGIFKSTTTTLLMKATNPKGELTRFETELYERLRDCGETVTEAELRSNVAPHINELKNVLYQELADKGYYLANPNTVRQTWGCLGVLAVIALAFLLHVMSVAFSPAPAIIGAIISVVIVLIFARQMPKRTKEGSKVRQRVLGFEEFIRRARKNELDWMSKKMPNQVLFEEYLPYAMAFGLGEEWADAFKDVTIENPTWYHSPYGGHFSTYMFMNSLTSATNSVSTAATTPPRSSGASGGSSGFSGGGGFSGGGFGGGGGGSW from the coding sequence ATGAAGCTTTTGCGGTGGGTTCTCCTCCTTCTCAGCCTGACGACATGTTCTTTGTCGGTTGCGCAAAACTTCTCCGGCTATCCATATGTGATCGAGGGCTACAGCGTCAATATCGATCTCAAGTCTGATGGCTGGATGAATGTGGAAGAGAAGATTGAGGTCACGTTCAACGAAACTCGCCGCGGCATCTTCCGACGCATCCCTGTGGTTTATCGATCGGGCCAAGGGTTTGGGCGAAAGGTGTTGATGAAGGACATCCAGGTTGAGGAGGGAGGAGGCAACCCTGGCACAAAGATCACAAGCGAAGGCGAATCGATTAACATCCGCATAGGCAGAGAAAAGGTCTTTCTCCCGCCAGGAACACGCAAGACCTATGTCATTCGGTACTCCGTCTTCGGGATGCTCAACTGGTTCGACAAGGATGAAGCGTGGGAAGCATGGGTGGAGCTTTATTGGAACTTGACGGGTGACGAGTGGGATACCGTGATCAAGCGGACCTCCTTTGAGATTAGGTTTCCAGAGGTTAAGGATGCACAGAGAGTGCGGTCGAAGATGTTTGTCGGACCTTATGGGAGCACTCAGCAGCAGATAGTCAACGGACCCGCACGGGGCGACTATGGACGAGAGACCGACTTTACGATTTGGCAAGACGGCAGATCGATTCGGGGAGAGCGGCTAAGCCCACTGGAAGTCAAAAACGGGGCCACTGTGGTCCTCAACCTTCCTGCCGATTCAATTCCTGAGCCTGGATTTCTGGCTTCTCTCTGGACTTTGATGCTGGCCAATCTGGGCTTAATCAACCCGATCCTTGTTCTGCCAGCTATATTCCTCTTCTGGATGGCGTTTGGACGCGACCCCAAGGGTGGTCCGATGGTGGTGCAGTTTGAGCCTCCTGACGGACTTGGCCCCGCCGCTTGCGGAACGATCACAGATGAAAGCGTTGACCTGCGCGACCTTGGTGCAGCCATGGTGAGCATTGCGCAAAAGGGCTACATGGAGATTGAGGTTCAAGAATCGGGCGGCATTTTCAAATCGACGACAACCACGCTGCTCATGAAGGCAACCAATCCCAAAGGTGAACTGACGCGCTTTGAGACGGAGCTTTACGAGCGCCTGCGGGACTGCGGCGAAACCGTAACAGAGGCGGAACTTCGGTCAAATGTGGCCCCGCATATTAATGAACTCAAGAACGTGCTCTATCAGGAGCTTGCCGACAAGGGCTACTACCTGGCGAACCCCAACACGGTGCGTCAAACGTGGGGCTGTCTGGGCGTTCTTGCGGTGATTGCCTTAGCATTCTTGCTGCACGTCATGAGTGTTGCTTTCTCGCCTGCTCCGGCGATCATCGGAGCCATTATCTCCGTCGTCATTGTGCTGATCTTTGCCAGACAGATGCCGAAGCGGACGAAAGAGGGCTCAAAAGTGCGACAGCGAGTGCTTGGGTTTGAGGAGTTTATTCGCAGAGCCCGTAAGAATGAGTTGGATTGGATGTCGAAGAAGATGCCCAACCAAGTCTTGTTCGAGGAGTATCTTCCTTATGCGATGGCGTTTGGCTTGGGTGAAGAGTGGGCGGATGCGTTCAAGGATGTCACGATTGAGAATCCGACTTGGTACCACAGTCCGTACGGCGGGCATTTCAGTACATACATGTTTATGAACAGCTTGACCTCGGCGACGAATTCTGTTTCTACGGCAGCGACCACGCCTCCTCGATCATCGGGGGCGAGTGGCGGATCGTCTGGATTTAGCGGTGGAGGCGGATTCTCAGGCGGTGGCTTCGGCGGTGGTGGAGGCGGAAGTTGGTAA
- a CDS encoding M42 family metallopeptidase: protein MARFQISTEYLTRVLTDLLNTPSPTGYTDWAMSFVEQELDEMGVFYYRTNKGALIASFDGLREDRPRALTAHVDTLGAMVKEIKSNGRLKLTALNGVMWPSVESEGVWIETRSGTRIRGSIVFANGAIHVNKEARSGPRNEDTLEVRLDERTTSADETRVLGIEVGDFCLFDPRVEQSESGFIRSRFLDDKAAVACILAAMKALRDNGIAPAQRSSILFSNYEEVGHGGLDGLPSDLAELVVIDMAALGDGLQGDEYHCSICVKDSSGPYSRRLTEKLRGIADRAGIDLKTDVYPFYSSDGSVYWQGGGQAQVALIGPGVDTSHGYERTHVDALNDTTALIAEYLVDDEAD from the coding sequence GTGGCCAGGTTCCAGATCTCCACCGAATACCTCACCCGCGTCCTCACCGACCTCCTTAATACGCCGAGTCCGACCGGATATACCGATTGGGCGATGAGCTTTGTTGAGCAAGAGCTTGACGAGATGGGTGTGTTTTACTATCGGACGAATAAAGGAGCTTTGATTGCGAGTTTTGACGGGCTTAGGGAGGATCGTCCGCGGGCGCTCACGGCTCACGTAGACACCCTTGGCGCGATGGTGAAGGAGATCAAGTCGAACGGCCGGCTGAAACTGACGGCACTGAACGGAGTGATGTGGCCAAGCGTTGAGAGCGAAGGCGTTTGGATTGAAACTAGGTCGGGTACGCGTATTCGCGGGTCAATCGTTTTTGCCAATGGCGCGATTCACGTCAACAAAGAGGCTCGAAGCGGCCCTAGAAATGAGGATACGCTTGAGGTCCGACTTGACGAAAGGACAACCAGCGCCGACGAGACGCGTGTACTTGGTATTGAAGTTGGTGATTTTTGTTTGTTCGACCCGCGAGTCGAACAAAGCGAATCGGGGTTTATTCGTTCGCGGTTCTTGGACGATAAAGCGGCTGTTGCCTGTATTCTCGCAGCAATGAAGGCCTTGAGAGACAATGGCATTGCTCCAGCCCAGAGGTCTTCGATTCTGTTCAGCAACTATGAAGAGGTTGGGCACGGAGGCTTGGACGGGCTTCCTAGCGACCTTGCCGAACTGGTTGTCATCGATATGGCGGCTTTGGGGGATGGGCTCCAAGGCGACGAGTATCACTGTTCGATTTGCGTCAAGGACTCTAGCGGCCCCTATAGTCGCCGACTTACGGAGAAGCTTCGTGGAATTGCCGACCGGGCAGGGATTGATCTCAAAACTGACGTCTATCCGTTTTACAGTTCGGACGGCTCCGTTTATTGGCAAGGCGGCGGGCAGGCGCAGGTAGCTCTCATTGGCCCAGGAGTGGATACGAGCCATGGTTATGAACGCACGCACGTTGATGCTCTGAACGATACAACCGCGCTGATTGCCGAGTACCTAGTTGACGACGAGGCGGACTGA
- a CDS encoding PD40 domain-containing protein produces the protein MLACLLSLSLLWTSPEAATPEIAYMRGGEVRLVRTDGSNDRLVAKTDHDRQVSWYPDGKRLIYRHDSTDAGWNMYWINPETKTSGELTKKRTKDNRSPSFSPDGKRIAYISGYQGICVIDSEGTKVQILGSEAHRDVAPTWSADSRLLYFERHEESVEVLSIDVTTKAVKRVTAGMQHRLSGDRKIMFFIKPKPAGKCELWARNLPSGKEEMWLGTDWSPWEYNVDPNRATVAFYGPPGKPGIYVCSGPSKAPTKVGAVGATGVSTVEFSPDGKRLAYMSGSSQDEEVWIANIAAKTSRRLVKGSWPVWRP, from the coding sequence ATGCTTGCCTGTTTACTGAGTTTGTCGCTTTTATGGACTTCACCCGAAGCCGCAACTCCCGAGATCGCCTACATGCGAGGCGGTGAAGTAAGGCTGGTCAGAACCGACGGTAGCAACGACCGGCTCGTCGCCAAGACCGATCACGACCGTCAGGTCAGTTGGTACCCCGACGGAAAACGATTGATCTACCGACACGACAGCACCGATGCAGGCTGGAACATGTACTGGATCAATCCAGAGACAAAGACGTCCGGTGAGCTCACCAAGAAAAGAACAAAGGACAATCGATCGCCATCCTTTTCCCCAGATGGTAAAAGGATCGCTTATATCTCTGGGTATCAAGGGATTTGTGTCATCGACTCCGAAGGCACGAAAGTTCAAATTCTCGGCAGCGAAGCGCACCGCGACGTTGCTCCCACATGGTCCGCCGACAGCCGCTTGCTGTACTTTGAGCGTCACGAAGAATCTGTGGAGGTTCTCTCTATCGATGTCACGACAAAGGCCGTGAAAAGGGTCACCGCCGGAATGCAGCATCGACTTTCTGGAGATCGAAAAATCATGTTCTTCATCAAGCCAAAACCGGCTGGCAAGTGTGAACTCTGGGCTCGAAATCTTCCTTCCGGAAAAGAAGAAATGTGGCTTGGAACAGATTGGAGTCCATGGGAATACAACGTCGATCCAAATCGGGCAACCGTTGCGTTTTACGGCCCACCTGGCAAGCCAGGCATTTACGTTTGCAGCGGCCCCTCAAAAGCCCCCACGAAGGTCGGAGCCGTAGGAGCCACTGGTGTCTCAACGGTCGAATTCTCGCCCGACGGAAAGCGGCTTGCTTACATGTCAGGCTCAAGTCAAGATGAGGAAGTTTGGATAGCAAACATCGCAGCCAAAACTTCGAGACGACTTGTCAAAGGCTCGTGGCCAGTTTGGCGTCCGTAG
- a CDS encoding YchF family ATPase — MKVAVIGYPQSGKSTLYRAAARGIAKGEVTAVPVPDPRFDKIVAQVQPKKITPATVTLQDDMDAIQASGKHFTQKFLDNARRADVLLHIVRGFESNMSAYHAAINPLRDQEAVDVELVLADLQIVENRLEKLQKSMTVKQPGSPDYLEKALFERIKDPLESGTPLRALDLDENELSIIKNYQFLSFQQMVVAFNVSEDDAANPPAELQKRIDELSGQGTPAFAVCATIEEEIAQLDPADQPEFLESLGLTEPASNRVIRAVYDAMGLITFFTAGDNDTRAWALKKGSSALKAAATIHNDIAKGFIRAEIVHYDAYVAAGSLDAAYSAGKMSLEGKDYVIQDGDLIHIRNKS; from the coding sequence ATGAAAGTCGCAGTGATCGGATACCCGCAATCGGGCAAGAGTACGCTTTATCGAGCCGCCGCCCGTGGCATCGCCAAGGGCGAAGTGACCGCCGTCCCGGTTCCTGATCCGCGATTCGATAAGATCGTGGCGCAGGTTCAGCCAAAGAAAATCACTCCAGCAACGGTTACTCTGCAGGACGATATGGATGCTATCCAGGCATCTGGCAAGCACTTCACCCAGAAGTTTTTGGACAACGCGCGCCGGGCTGATGTTTTGCTTCACATCGTTCGAGGGTTTGAGTCAAACATGTCGGCTTACCATGCAGCGATCAATCCCTTAAGGGATCAAGAAGCAGTGGATGTGGAGCTGGTTTTGGCGGACCTGCAGATCGTTGAAAATCGTCTGGAGAAGCTGCAAAAGTCGATGACCGTCAAGCAGCCGGGGTCGCCCGACTATCTTGAGAAGGCGTTATTCGAGAGAATCAAGGACCCACTCGAAAGTGGCACTCCGCTGCGTGCGCTCGATCTTGATGAGAACGAGCTGAGCATCATCAAAAACTATCAGTTCCTGAGTTTCCAGCAGATGGTGGTGGCGTTTAACGTTAGCGAAGACGATGCCGCCAACCCGCCTGCCGAACTGCAAAAGCGGATCGACGAGCTATCGGGACAGGGAACCCCTGCCTTTGCTGTATGTGCGACCATCGAGGAGGAGATTGCTCAGCTCGACCCAGCGGACCAGCCAGAGTTTTTGGAGTCGCTCGGACTGACTGAGCCCGCTTCGAACCGAGTTATCCGCGCTGTTTATGATGCGATGGGGTTGATTACTTTCTTCACCGCAGGCGATAACGACACACGCGCATGGGCTTTGAAGAAAGGATCAAGCGCGCTCAAAGCGGCAGCGACGATTCACAACGACATCGCCAAAGGGTTTATTCGCGCGGAGATTGTGCATTACGACGCCTATGTGGCGGCGGGCTCGCTGGATGCAGCTTACTCGGCTGGGAAGATGAGCTTGGAAGGGAAGGACTACGTCATTCAGGACGGCGATCTGATCCACATCCGCAACAAGAGCTAA
- a CDS encoding GTP cyclohydrolase I FolE2, with the protein MSMHAKETKGPLPDMQNTRDTRNIPIDKVGVRGVKYPIAVLDRQDERQHTIGDFTLTVNLPHHFKGTHMSRFLEVLNDHKKEVSVHGIPKILKALKDRLHAESAHLEVYFPFFMTKAAPVTKKEGMMPYNCGFIAEANGELDMVMYVQVPVTTLCPCSKEISARGAHNQRGYVTVKVRAQEGQHVWLEEIVEMVEESASCDLYPVLKRPDEKWVTEHAFDNPRFVEDMIREVALRFDADDRIAGYEIEVENHESIHAHNAYAYVARSRES; encoded by the coding sequence ATGAGTATGCACGCGAAGGAGACGAAGGGCCCGTTGCCCGATATGCAGAACACGCGCGACACGCGCAACATCCCCATTGATAAAGTGGGCGTACGCGGCGTCAAATATCCTATTGCTGTGCTGGACCGACAGGATGAACGGCAGCACACAATCGGCGATTTCACGCTAACAGTGAATCTGCCGCACCACTTTAAGGGTACGCATATGAGTCGATTCTTGGAGGTCTTGAACGACCACAAGAAAGAGGTCAGCGTTCACGGTATTCCCAAGATTCTCAAGGCGCTGAAGGACCGCCTCCACGCAGAGAGCGCTCATCTTGAAGTGTATTTTCCGTTCTTTATGACCAAGGCTGCTCCGGTGACTAAAAAAGAGGGCATGATGCCATACAACTGTGGCTTCATTGCCGAGGCCAACGGTGAGCTTGACATGGTGATGTATGTGCAGGTGCCGGTGACGACCCTCTGCCCTTGCAGCAAGGAGATCTCAGCACGGGGAGCACACAACCAACGAGGTTATGTGACCGTGAAGGTGCGAGCGCAGGAAGGACAGCATGTTTGGCTGGAAGAGATCGTTGAGATGGTCGAAGAGTCGGCTTCTTGCGATCTGTATCCTGTGCTGAAACGACCTGATGAGAAGTGGGTCACGGAACACGCCTTCGACAACCCTCGATTCGTGGAGGATATGATCCGCGAAGTGGCGCTTCGGTTTGATGCCGACGATAGGATCGCTGGCTATGAGATTGAGGTTGAGAACCACGAGTCGATCCACGCGCACAACGCTTATGCGTATGTGGCGAGGAGTCGGGAGTCGTAA